cctttcctcagtttcccctccccgtgcctcagttttcccatttctgcctcagtttcccctccccgtgcctcagtttccccgtttctgcctcagtttccccgtttctgcctcagtttcccctttcctcagtttcccctccccgtgcctcagtttcccccctttgtgcctcagtttcccctccccgtgcctcagtttcccctctttgtgcctcagtttcccctctttctgcctcagtttcccctccctgtgcctcagtttcccctccctgtgcctcagttcTCCCATTTCTGCCTCCATTACCCctccccgtgcctcagtttccccatttctgcctcagtttcccctccccaccctcccgGACCCTCACCCTCCAGAGCTCGGGTCCCATCGATGACAATCAGAACCTCTGAGTTCGTCCTTATCCCTTTCGGGGGGGGATTTTTGCGGTTAATTCAGCCTCTCTGTGATGTCACACCCgccaccacccccacccctgtGACGTCACTCCTCACCTGCTCCCACCGGCagcccctccccccccaccagGTGGATGTGGTTCCGACCCATTGGGCGCAGACCCTCCTTCAGAATGGCTCCGAGGCAGCGGCGCCGCGTGCCGTGGGTAAGGGTGGGGGGCAGCGACCCGGGGGTCCTCAGGGGGGTCAGCTCCAGCAGTGGCACCTGGGACCCCCAGAAACACCCCCAAAATACCACCTGGAAACATCCAAAGACacacctcccctccccccaggacccccaaatAGCATCCGGACCCCCCCACGTACTCCCCTGGACCCCCTGAGACCCtcaacccccccctcccaaatACCCCCTGGGACCTCCAACCCCCCCAAACATCCCCGGGACCCCCAACTCACCCTCAAATACCCCGTGGGACCCCCGACCCTCCCCCAAATTACTTCAGGGGtaccccccagcccccccctcGAATCCCCCCCGGGACTCCCCAACCTCCCCCCTAGACTCCAAATCTCTCCTCTtaccgccccccccccctcccccgaagccccctcctcacctccagGGAGTGCCCTTGGTTCGCACGGATgcggcggggaggggcggggggaggggggctgaGGGCGAAGCGCCCTTTGGGGTCCTCGACCACCGCCCGCATCAAATCCCCCTCCGAGACCCCCGCCAACTGGGGCAGGCGCAGCAGAGCCCCCACCTCCACGAAACCGTCTGAGATCCCCGGAGAGACCCCCACTCACCCAGTCAGGGGGGGCCGAGGGGGGGTTGAGGGAGGATTGGGGGGGCCCAGGGGTATTTGAGGGGGGTTGGGGGTCCCAGGGGTTATTTGAGGAGGGTTGGGGGTACCAAGGTGTttgggggggcgggggggagtCCCATGGGGTATTTGAGGGGGGGCGGGGGTCCCAGGGTGTTTGAGGGGGGGGGAGTCCCATGGGGTATTTGAGGGGGGTTGGGGGCCCCAGGGTGTTTCAGGGGGGGGGAGTGCCAGGGGGTATTTGAGGGGGAGTTGGGATCCTGGGTGGAATTCGGGGGGGATTGGGGGTCCAGAAATTATGTAGGGGGGGTTGGGGGTCCCAGGGGTTATTTGAGGAGGGTTGGGGGTACCAAGGTGTttgggggggcgggggggagtCCCATGGGGTATTTGAGGGGGGTTGGGGGTCCTCGGGCAATTTGGGAGTCCAAGAAAgcttttgggggggggaggttcaaggggggactggggggggggggggttgggggccCAAGAAAGTAATTAGTGGGGGTTTCGGGGGTGCCAGGGGTTAtgtggggggggttgggggtcCCAGGGGTAAGCTGGGGGGGGGTCTAACGTACCCGGCCCCATTTCCAAACCCACATCCGCCGCTCCGTGACGCAAAACCCAACTGAGTGTCCGGGAAAGGCAGAACCGGAGAGGCTAGGGGGGAGCGGGGGGGTCGTGGGGGACCCCAGAACCGACCCCACCCCCCacgtgcctcagtttcccctctttTTGCCTCAGTTACacaccttctccctcctcctcctcctcctccctccccccgaGGCCTCCGCCATCTTCCTTCCACGTGACCTTCCCCCTGGCCCCGCCCCTCTCTTACCCCGTGGGATCCCTCTGGAAGGGCGGGGGATGGAGAAGGCTCCGTGTGGGAAGGGGCGGAGAGGCGctgggggagctgagctgggaccTTCTGAGACCTCTCTCCCCTCGCTATGACCAGAGTCAGCAAAGTTTCCTGAGCCcttggaaaagagagagaaggaatcGTGCTTCGGGAAGGTCAGGAAGGAAGATGGTGAGGATTCCTGGCTGATCAGCAtcacctcagtccctgggaaggtgctggggaatgccttcctccagcctgctccaggcagggtTTGCTGATCCGgtgtgggcagggaggagacGTTGTGCACCTGATCTTTAGACAGCCCTTTCAcctggttctgctgctgtcCCATGAGAGCCAGATTGAGAAGACCTGGATTGAAGAGGTGAGAGATGAGGTGGCTGGgaagttcacagaatcacagaagcatccgggttggaaaggacccctctgagatcatcagctccaaaCCCTGgtccactccccccgtggttcccagcccatggcagtcagtgccacattcagtctctgcttaaaaacctccagggatggagaatcccccctctccctgggcagccgATTCCAGTGCCTCAGCACCCTCTCTgggaagaattccttcctaatatccaacctaaacctctccctTAAGGCACAGCTGAAGCCTCTTGTCCccctgagagctgcctgggagcagagcccgacgCCCCccacccctggctccagcctcctttcaggaagttgtagagagtgatgaggtctcccctgagcctcctcttctccaggctgaactgAGTTCGGGACCCCTAAGTGTGGGGAGGACCCAGGAGTTCGGGACCCTTAAGTGGAAGGGACCCAGGAGTCCCCATTTCCTCCCAATTTTCCCcccatttcctttgttttccccCGTTTCTTCCCCATTTGCCCCATTTCCTCCCCTCCTAATCccattttccccatttcctcccctttttccctcgtttcctctccatttccccccatttcctcctcttcctatTCAGTTTCCTGCATTTCctattccttttttccatttcctcacTATTTGCTTCCCTCCCAACCCCATTTTCccccatttcctcttctttcttccttatttcctctccttcctaCCCCACTTCCCTATTTTCCTCCCAATTTCCCCCATTTCCTCCCCTTTCAAACTCATTTCCtcccatttttccttccctttcctcccttttcccccattATCTCCACTTCCCGTTACAATTCCTTCCTGTTCCTActccatttttcccttttttaacaaaaaatttgACTCATTTTATCCCCTTATGTCCCAAATCTATTTTGTCCCAAATCACTGCAAAATcacccacccaccacatcacccacctcttcaatccagacatccccagtctggctacaacaggacaatggtagagcatggcaaagggcttgctaaaggccaggtgcaccccatgcctttctgtcccctgcccactctgcttcagcaatcccctctttgtccttcacctgcagAACACAGCACCATTCACAGAATACCAACCCTTTGAAATGTCCAAAGGCAAGGGTCTCATGTCCTTGCAGAGGAGCCCTCTGGATTTCCTCACACTGGAGTTAGAATTCTCTCCCTTGGAGGTGTGGGTTATTCAAGGGgtggacttgatctcagaggtcccttctaacccagacgattctatgattctatgataaaattagtcatagaatcacagaatcatagaataggctgggttggaagggacctcagagatcatcgagtccaacccttgatcagctactGCCACAGtcaccagaccatggcactgagtgccacatcgagtcgctttttaaatgtctccagggacgaagagtccaccccctccccaggcagcccgttccaatgtctgatcaccctttccgtgaaaaaattctttctaatatccaatctgaacttcccccggcacaatttaagaccctgccctcttgtcttgctgagagttgcctgggaaaagagaccaacccccgcctggctccatcctcctttcagggagttgtagagagtgatgaggtctcccctgagcctcctcttctccagcctcaacacccccagctccctcagcctctcctcataggatctgtgttcgagtcccttcaccagcttggttgccctcctttggacctgctccagcacctcaatctccttcttgaactgaggggtccagaactggacacaggactcaaggtgtggcctcaccagggctgagtacagaggcagaatcacctccttggacctgctggtgacgctgtttctgatacatgccaggatgccattggccttcttggccacctgggcacactgctggctcatgttcagcttcctgtcaatccagactcccaggtccctttctgccactctgtccccagcctgtagcactgcatggggttgttgtggccaaagtgcaggacccggcacttggaatgttgaacctcatcccattggagtcagcccatctctccagtctgtccaggtccctctgcagagccctcctgccttccagctgatcaacacttctccccagcttggtgtcatcagcaaacttgctgatgatggactcaatcccctcatccaagtcatcaatgaagatattgaacaggactgggcccagcactgatccctgggggacaccactagtgacc
The window above is part of the Calypte anna isolate BGI_N300 unplaced genomic scaffold, bCalAnn1_v1.p scaffold_183_arrow_ctg1, whole genome shotgun sequence genome. Proteins encoded here:
- the TRPT1 gene encoding tRNA 2'-phosphotransferase 1 isoform X2, which gives rise to MAEASGGGRRRRRREKPLRFCLSRTLSWVLRHGAADVGLEMGPDGFVEVGALLRLPQLAGVSEGDLMRAVVEDPKGRFALSPPPPAPPRRIRANQGHSLEVPLLELTPLRTPGSLPPTLTHGTRRRCLGAILKEGLRPMGRNHIHLVGGEGLPVGAAGIPFFCSANGVFLSPGDGEGRIPPKFFLRVLELHPERRSGGERDTGGDSPHAQG
- the TRPT1 gene encoding tRNA 2'-phosphotransferase 1 isoform X3, which codes for MAEASGGGRRRRRREKPLRFCLSRTLSWVLRHGAADVGLEMGPDGFVEVGALLRLPQLAGVSEGDLMRAVVEDPKGRFALSPPPPAPPRRIRANQGHSLEVPLLELTPLRTPGSLPPTLTHGTRRRCLGAILKEGLRPMGRNHIHLVGGEGLPVGAGIRTNSEVLIVIDGTRALEGRSGGERDTGGDSPHAQG
- the TRPT1 gene encoding tRNA 2'-phosphotransferase 1 isoform X1; its protein translation is MAEASGGGRRRRRREKPLRFCLSRTLSWVLRHGAADVGLEMGPDGFVEVGALLRLPQLAGVSEGDLMRAVVEDPKGRFALSPPPPAPPRRIRANQGHSLEVPLLELTPLRTPGSLPPTLTHGTRRRCLGAILKEGLRPMGRNHIHLVGGEGLPVGAGIRTNSEVLIVIDGTRALEAGIPFFCSANGVFLSPGDGEGRIPPKFFLRVLELHPERRSGGERDTGGDSPHAQG